In one window of Sphingomonas glaciei DNA:
- a CDS encoding VOC family protein: MKFLHTMIRVSDPDATIRFFNLLGLEERRRMENEAGRFTLIFLGVPGDEGGEVELTHNWDPEDYSGGRNFGHLAYQVDDVYATCQRLMDAGVTINRPPRDGRMAFVRTPDNISIELLNKGGAQAPAEPWSSMPNTGEW, translated from the coding sequence ATGAAGTTCCTCCACACCATGATCCGGGTCAGCGACCCCGACGCCACCATCCGCTTCTTCAACCTCCTCGGCCTCGAGGAGCGGCGACGGATGGAGAATGAAGCCGGGCGCTTCACCCTCATCTTCCTGGGCGTGCCCGGCGACGAGGGCGGCGAGGTCGAACTGACCCATAATTGGGACCCTGAAGACTATTCCGGCGGGCGCAATTTCGGTCACCTCGCCTACCAGGTCGATGACGTCTACGCGACCTGCCAGCGGCTGATGGACGCTGGCGTGACCATCAACCGCCCGCCGCGCGACGGCCGCATGGCCTTCGTCCGCACCCCCGACAACATCTCCATCGAACTGCTCAACAAGGGCGGCGCGCAGGCTCCGGCCGAGCCCTGGTCCTCGATGCCGAATACCGGCGAATGGTGA
- a CDS encoding flagella basal body P-ring formation protein FlgA, translating into MSALLLFLAAQAVDPLAPLGPAVPRVKAERVVRRGETVTLRVRQGALTISTPARALGDAAAGERVRLVVTATRRTLDAVAEAPGIARLTER; encoded by the coding sequence ATGAGCGCGCTGCTGCTGTTCCTCGCGGCGCAGGCGGTCGATCCGCTCGCCCCGCTCGGTCCGGCCGTGCCACGGGTCAAGGCCGAGCGGGTGGTCCGGCGCGGCGAGACCGTCACGTTGCGGGTGCGCCAGGGCGCGCTCACCATCAGTACCCCGGCCCGCGCGCTCGGCGATGCCGCGGCGGGCGAGCGGGTGCGATTGGTCGTCACCGCCACCCGGCGGACGCTCGACGCGGTGGCCGAAGCGCCCGGCATCGCTCGCCTTACCGAGCGCTGA
- the flgH gene encoding flagellar basal body L-ring protein FlgH, whose protein sequence is MRSTLYCAALLFALGGCSVVNDVGNVGRAPRLSAPGDIPAPPTERSIATASLLPQAPLQSASLFREGSAGLLSDQRARGKGDLLTIRIKVGDNASFNNHSERRRGGTESAGIAGLLGIDKLIDRILPGKTPAASVDGSSDSRTSGDGKIERGETINLTLAAVVTDVLPNGNLLVRGRQEMRVNNELRELVVTGIVRPADIARDNSVPHDRIAEARVLYGGRGQLTSAQSARWGQQLYDALFPF, encoded by the coding sequence ATGCGCTCCACCCTGTACTGCGCCGCCCTCCTTTTCGCCCTCGGCGGCTGCTCGGTCGTCAACGATGTCGGCAATGTCGGAAGGGCTCCGCGGCTGTCCGCACCGGGCGACATTCCCGCTCCCCCGACCGAACGCTCGATCGCCACCGCCTCCTTGCTGCCGCAAGCGCCGCTGCAAAGCGCCTCGCTATTTCGCGAAGGGTCGGCGGGATTGCTCAGCGATCAGCGCGCTCGCGGCAAGGGCGACCTGCTGACCATCCGGATCAAGGTCGGCGACAATGCGTCCTTCAACAATCACAGCGAGCGGCGCCGGGGCGGAACCGAAAGCGCCGGCATCGCGGGCCTGCTAGGAATCGACAAGCTGATCGACCGCATCCTGCCCGGCAAGACTCCGGCGGCAAGTGTCGACGGGAGCAGCGACAGCCGAACCTCGGGCGACGGCAAGATCGAGCGCGGCGAGACGATCAACCTGACGCTCGCCGCAGTGGTCACCGACGTCCTCCCCAACGGCAATCTCCTTGTCCGCGGGCGGCAGGAGATGCGGGTCAACAACGAGCTTCGCGAGCTGGTCGTCACCGGCATCGTGCGCCCGGCCGACATCGCCCGCGACAACAGCGTGCCGCACGACCGGATCGCCGAGGCGCGGGTGCTCTATGGCGGGCGCGGGCAGCTCACCAGCGCCCAGTCGGCGCGCTGGGGCCAGCAGCTTTACGATGCGCTTTTTCCGTTCTGA
- the uvrB gene encoding excinuclease ABC subunit UvrB, translating into MEIQIRTTLAEPETGAEFVPHRPARPEKAEGGRSFKLTSDYEPAGDQPTAIRELVEGIREGQENSQVLLGVTGSGKTYTMAQIIQHTQRPALVLAPNKILAAQLYGEFKSFFPENAVEYFVSYYDYYQPEAYVPRSDTYIEKESSVNEAIDRMRHSATRSLLERDDVIIVASVSCLYGIGSVETYSAMTFSLKKGELVDQRETIRKLVALQYKRNDAAFARGNFRVRGDSLEIFPSHYEDSAWRISFFGDEIEDIVEFDPLTGKKAGSLPSIKIYANSHYVTPGPTMKQAAGAIRHELEERLKELNAEGRYLEAQRLEQRTNFDLEMIAATGSCAGIENYSRFLTGRLPGEPPPTLFEYLPDNALLFVDESHQTVPQIGAMARGDHRRKITLAEYGFRLPSCIDNRPLRFNEWDAMRPQSVFVSATPGPWEMTETGGVFSEQVIRPTGLIDPPVEIKPVEDQVDDLVNEARKTAKNGYRTLVTTLTKRMAEDLTEYLHEAGLRVRYMHSDVETLERIELIRDLRLGVYDVLVGINLLREGLDIPECGLVAILDADKEGFLRSETSLIQTIGRAARNVDGRVILYADRTTGSMERALNETNRRRERQEAYNLEHGITPATIKRDISDIIAHVSTRDGVVVDTGDPDMPHLVGHNLRAYISDLESRMRKAAADLEFEEAGRLRDEIRKLEEDELGIPDHQRAAPRVGHSTEGKPGTRKTRFGKQQQVRMNKRARR; encoded by the coding sequence ATGGAAATCCAGATCCGCACGACCCTTGCCGAACCCGAGACCGGGGCCGAATTTGTGCCCCACCGCCCGGCGCGGCCGGAGAAGGCGGAAGGGGGGCGCTCGTTCAAGCTTACGAGCGATTACGAGCCGGCCGGCGACCAGCCGACCGCGATCCGCGAGCTGGTCGAGGGCATTCGCGAGGGGCAGGAGAACAGCCAGGTGCTGCTCGGCGTCACCGGGTCGGGCAAGACCTATACCATGGCGCAGATCATCCAGCACACCCAGCGTCCCGCGCTGGTGCTGGCGCCCAACAAGATCCTGGCGGCGCAACTCTATGGCGAGTTCAAGAGCTTCTTCCCCGAGAATGCGGTCGAATATTTCGTCAGCTACTACGATTACTACCAGCCCGAGGCCTATGTCCCGCGCTCCGACACCTACATCGAGAAGGAAAGCTCGGTGAACGAGGCGATCGACCGGATGCGGCACAGCGCCACTCGGTCGCTGCTCGAGCGCGACGACGTGATCATCGTCGCCTCGGTCAGCTGCCTCTACGGTATCGGTTCGGTTGAGACCTATTCGGCGATGACCTTCTCCCTCAAGAAGGGCGAACTGGTCGATCAGCGCGAGACGATCCGCAAGCTCGTCGCGCTGCAATACAAGCGCAACGACGCGGCATTCGCGCGCGGGAATTTCCGGGTCCGCGGCGACAGCCTGGAGATCTTCCCCTCGCACTATGAGGACAGCGCGTGGCGCATCTCGTTCTTCGGGGACGAGATCGAGGACATTGTCGAATTCGATCCGCTGACCGGCAAGAAAGCGGGCAGCCTGCCGTCGATCAAGATCTACGCCAACAGCCACTATGTAACGCCCGGACCAACGATGAAGCAGGCGGCGGGCGCGATCCGGCACGAGCTGGAGGAGCGGCTGAAGGAGCTCAATGCCGAGGGGCGCTATCTCGAGGCGCAACGGCTTGAGCAGCGGACCAACTTCGACCTCGAGATGATTGCCGCCACCGGGAGTTGCGCGGGGATCGAGAACTACAGCCGCTTCCTGACAGGGCGCCTGCCTGGCGAACCGCCGCCGACCCTGTTTGAATATCTGCCCGACAATGCTTTGCTGTTCGTCGATGAAAGCCACCAGACGGTGCCGCAGATCGGCGCCATGGCAAGGGGCGACCACCGTCGGAAGATCACGCTGGCGGAATATGGCTTCCGCCTGCCGAGCTGCATCGACAACCGCCCGCTGCGCTTCAACGAATGGGACGCGATGCGCCCGCAATCGGTGTTCGTCAGCGCGACGCCGGGGCCGTGGGAGATGACCGAAACCGGCGGCGTATTCAGCGAGCAGGTGATCCGCCCGACCGGGCTGATCGACCCGCCGGTCGAGATCAAGCCGGTCGAGGACCAGGTCGACGATCTCGTCAACGAAGCGCGCAAGACAGCCAAGAACGGCTATCGCACCCTGGTCACCACGCTGACCAAGCGGATGGCCGAGGACCTCACCGAGTATCTCCACGAGGCGGGGCTTCGGGTGCGCTACATGCACTCGGACGTCGAGACTTTGGAGCGCATCGAGCTGATCCGCGACCTTCGGCTCGGCGTGTACGACGTGCTGGTCGGGATTAACCTGCTGCGCGAGGGGCTCGACATTCCCGAGTGCGGGCTGGTCGCGATCCTCGACGCGGACAAGGAAGGTTTCCTGCGCTCCGAAACCTCGCTGATCCAGACCATCGGCCGCGCCGCGCGCAACGTCGACGGGCGGGTGATTCTCTATGCCGACCGCACCACCGGAAGCATGGAGCGCGCGCTCAATGAGACCAACCGGCGGCGCGAGCGGCAGGAGGCCTACAACCTCGAGCATGGCATCACCCCGGCGACCATCAAGCGCGACATCAGCGACATCATCGCCCACGTCTCGACCCGCGACGGGGTGGTGGTCGACACCGGCGATCCCGACATGCCGCACCTCGTCGGGCACAATCTGCGCGCCTACATCAGCGACCTTGAGTCCCGGATGCGCAAGGCCGCGGCCGATCTCGAGTTCGAGGAAGCGGGCCGGCTGCGCGACGAGATCCGCAAGCTGGAGGAAGACGAGCTCGGCATCCCCGACCACCAGCGCGCAGCGCCGCGGGTCGGCCATTCGACCGAGGGCAAGCCCGGCACCCGCAAGACGCGCTTCGGCAAGCAGCAACAGGTGCGGATGAACAAGCGCGCCCGGCGCTGA
- a CDS encoding DUF1801 domain-containing protein produces MSETKTKPTGADVSAFLDTVEHPTRRADGHALRTLFERVSSEPACLWGPSIVGFGSRHYRYESGREGDTPRIAFSPRKASLVFYLHHYDGYDADLATLGKHKPGKGCLYIGKLADVDQARLETMVRKAWEASA; encoded by the coding sequence ATGTCCGAGACCAAAACCAAACCCACCGGCGCCGACGTCAGCGCCTTCCTTGATACGGTCGAACACCCGACACGGCGCGCCGACGGCCATGCCCTGCGTACGCTGTTCGAGCGGGTGTCGAGCGAACCGGCCTGCCTATGGGGGCCCTCTATCGTCGGCTTTGGCAGCCGCCACTATCGCTACGAGAGCGGGCGCGAGGGCGACACACCGCGCATCGCCTTTTCCCCGCGCAAAGCCAGCCTGGTCTTCTACCTTCACCATTATGACGGCTATGACGCAGACCTCGCGACCCTCGGCAAGCACAAGCCGGGCAAGGGCTGCCTGTACATCGGCAAGCTCGCCGACGTGGACCAAGCCCGGCTCGAAACGATGGTCCGCAAGGCGTGGGAGGCAAGCGCCTGA
- the flgG gene encoding flagellar basal-body rod protein FlgG — translation MRSLSIAATGMLAQQTNVDVISNNIANMNTTAFKRQRAEFQDLLYQQVERPGAGAGGDAKAPSGIQIGAGVRTAGVYRISQQGAFTTTDNKYDLAIEGAGYFQVTLPSGETAYTRAGSFQVSAEGELVTSDGYRLEPGISIPAEAVDVTIGRTGMVQVKLDGQAEMQDVGQLQLASFVNEAGLEARGGNLFLATSASGQPNVASPGDPGFGSLRQGYLEASNVNPVSEITALITAQRAYEMNSRVVKTVDEMLATSSQLR, via the coding sequence ATGCGATCCTTGTCCATTGCCGCGACCGGCATGTTGGCCCAGCAGACCAACGTCGACGTCATCTCCAACAACATCGCCAACATGAACACCACCGCCTTCAAGCGGCAGCGCGCCGAGTTCCAGGACCTGCTCTACCAACAGGTCGAGCGGCCTGGCGCGGGGGCGGGCGGCGACGCCAAGGCCCCGTCGGGCATCCAGATCGGCGCCGGAGTGCGCACCGCGGGGGTGTACCGCATCTCCCAGCAGGGTGCCTTCACCACCACCGACAACAAATATGACCTGGCGATCGAGGGCGCGGGCTATTTCCAGGTGACCCTGCCGTCGGGCGAGACCGCCTACACCCGCGCCGGCTCGTTCCAGGTCAGCGCGGAGGGCGAGCTGGTGACCTCCGACGGCTATCGGCTGGAGCCCGGGATCAGCATTCCGGCCGAAGCGGTCGACGTCACGATCGGCCGCACCGGCATGGTCCAGGTCAAGCTCGACGGGCAGGCCGAAATGCAGGACGTCGGCCAGCTCCAGCTCGCGAGCTTCGTCAACGAAGCGGGTCTGGAGGCGCGCGGCGGCAACCTGTTCCTCGCAACGTCGGCCAGCGGGCAGCCCAACGTCGCCTCGCCCGGCGATCCCGGTTTCGGCTCGCTTCGCCAGGGCTATCTCGAAGCAAGCAACGTCAATCCGGTGAGCGAGATCACTGCGCTGATCACCGCCCAGCGGGCCTATGAGATGAACAGCAGGGTGGTGAAGACGGTCGACGAGATGCTCGCGACCTCGAGCCAGCTGCGATGA
- a CDS encoding HNH endonuclease yields the protein MDEPTCWLCARRLGRRVEQHHPVPKSRGGRETRPVHPICHRALHATFTNKDLEKAGDNPQALARNPDLARFLAWIAGKPPDFHAPTRRPRRP from the coding sequence ATGGACGAACCGACCTGCTGGCTATGCGCCCGTCGGCTCGGGCGCCGGGTCGAACAGCACCATCCTGTTCCCAAGTCGCGCGGCGGGCGGGAGACGCGGCCGGTCCACCCGATCTGCCACCGAGCGCTGCACGCCACCTTCACCAACAAGGATCTGGAGAAAGCCGGCGACAACCCGCAGGCACTGGCCCGCAACCCCGATCTCGCCCGGTTCCTCGCCTGGATCGCCGGCAAACCGCCCGACTTCCATGCGCCGACCCGAAGGCCGCGCCGGCCCTAG
- a CDS encoding flagellar hook assembly protein FlgD has product MQYSQVEQSIQQTGVLRNMLDKLSSDDLTSAGQLIGKTVEFDSSVAGFSTDNPAQWRWTFGAKPASIEAEILDSSGAVVARPTVPQDASATFSWDGALTAGGKAREGAYVLRLTAKAADGSAIPATLTSIGKVGEVVSREGELWAGLGGVALPLAKLTRIAG; this is encoded by the coding sequence GTGCAATATTCGCAGGTCGAACAATCGATCCAGCAGACCGGCGTGCTGCGCAACATGCTCGACAAGCTGTCGTCCGACGACCTCACCAGCGCCGGCCAGCTGATCGGCAAGACCGTCGAGTTCGACAGTTCGGTGGCAGGCTTCAGCACCGATAATCCCGCGCAGTGGCGCTGGACCTTCGGCGCCAAGCCGGCTTCGATCGAGGCCGAAATCCTCGACAGCAGCGGCGCGGTGGTGGCCCGTCCGACAGTCCCGCAGGACGCCAGCGCGACCTTCAGCTGGGACGGCGCACTGACGGCCGGCGGCAAGGCCAGGGAGGGCGCCTACGTCCTCCGCCTGACCGCGAAAGCTGCCGACGGCTCGGCCATCCCGGCCACCCTCACCAGCATCGGCAAGGTAGGCGAAGTCGTCAGCCGCGAGGGCGAATTGTGGGCCGGTCTCGGCGGGGTCGCGCTTCCGCTCGCCAAGCTCACCCGGATCGCCGGCTAG
- a CDS encoding flagellin: MSFTVNTNVGAMAALQSLSSTNKSLAQTQSRINSGYNVASTKDDSAAFAIAQTLRSDMGGMKAVSSSLNRAKSVTDVAVAGAEQISDILIEMKKKAFEASDTIDQPSRDAINADFVALRDRITTVINSSDFNGTNILKGGGGTVASLQSVGDSDSATAGWQPDTLGVANQGLDLGGSVITVAAAGDVSSQANAQAMVQTIADSQSNLKTSLSSLGSASRRIDSQLAFTSKLSDVVEASVGNLVDADLAKESAKLQALQVKQQLGVQALSIANQAPQAIMSLFR; the protein is encoded by the coding sequence ATGTCCTTTACCGTCAACACCAATGTCGGCGCGATGGCCGCGCTGCAGAGTCTGTCGAGCACCAACAAGTCGCTCGCGCAGACCCAGAGCCGCATCAACTCGGGCTACAATGTCGCTTCCACCAAGGACGACAGCGCAGCCTTCGCCATTGCCCAGACCCTCCGCTCCGACATGGGCGGGATGAAGGCCGTGTCGAGCAGCCTCAACCGTGCCAAGTCGGTCACCGACGTCGCGGTCGCGGGTGCCGAGCAGATCTCGGACATCCTGATCGAAATGAAGAAGAAGGCCTTCGAAGCCTCCGACACTATCGATCAGCCGAGCCGCGATGCGATCAACGCCGACTTTGTCGCCCTGCGCGACCGCATCACCACCGTGATCAATTCGTCGGACTTCAACGGCACCAACATCCTGAAGGGCGGCGGCGGAACCGTTGCCTCGCTTCAGTCGGTCGGTGACAGCGACAGTGCGACCGCCGGCTGGCAGCCCGATACGCTGGGTGTCGCCAACCAGGGTCTCGACCTTGGTGGTTCGGTGATCACCGTGGCCGCGGCCGGTGACGTGTCGAGCCAGGCCAATGCCCAGGCGATGGTGCAGACCATCGCCGACAGCCAGAGCAACCTCAAGACGTCGCTGTCGTCGCTCGGTTCGGCCTCGCGCCGCATCGACTCGCAGCTGGCCTTCACGAGCAAGCTCAGCGATGTGGTCGAGGCTTCGGTCGGCAACCTGGTCGACGCCGACCTCGCCAAGGAAAGCGCCAAGCTGCAGGCCCTCCAGGTCAAGCAGCAGCTCGGCGTGCAGGCGCTGTCGATCGCCAACCAGGCGCCGCAGGCGATCATGTCGCTGTTCCGTTAA
- a CDS encoding flagellar hook-basal body complex protein — MDIPAYVLLSHETALRRKMDVVANNLANLSTSGFKREQPVFQEALRRSDSDEPAARAVSFVLDFGRVHDQAEGAFNATGNPLDVAVEGAGFLSVALPDGTTGYTRAGGLQILADGKLGSAGGLPLLSDNGQPIAIPAEAQGGLRIAGDGTVEGPDGPLGRIGVTRFADEGTLAQRGDGVMVGEGGTPLAAADTRLRSGGLEASNVQPIAETTAMIEILRAYQTSQRMGEALGDLRRSAIGRLGAFRN; from the coding sequence GTGGACATCCCCGCTTACGTATTGCTGAGCCACGAGACCGCACTGCGCCGGAAGATGGACGTGGTGGCGAACAACCTCGCCAACCTGTCGACCAGCGGCTTCAAGCGCGAACAGCCGGTATTCCAGGAAGCCCTGCGGCGCAGCGACAGCGACGAGCCGGCCGCGCGGGCGGTGTCGTTCGTGCTCGATTTTGGCCGGGTCCACGACCAGGCCGAGGGCGCCTTCAACGCCACCGGCAATCCGCTCGACGTGGCGGTGGAAGGGGCGGGGTTCCTGTCGGTCGCGCTGCCCGACGGGACCACGGGATACACCCGCGCCGGCGGGTTGCAGATCCTCGCCGACGGAAAGCTGGGCAGTGCCGGCGGACTGCCGCTGTTATCCGACAACGGCCAGCCGATCGCGATTCCGGCCGAAGCGCAGGGAGGGCTCAGGATCGCCGGCGACGGGACGGTCGAGGGACCCGACGGACCGCTTGGCCGGATCGGAGTCACCCGTTTCGCCGACGAAGGCACGCTGGCGCAGCGCGGCGACGGGGTGATGGTCGGCGAGGGCGGGACGCCGCTGGCGGCGGCCGACACTCGGCTGCGCAGCGGCGGGCTGGAAGCCAGCAACGTCCAGCCGATCGCCGAAACCACCGCGATGATCGAGATCCTGCGCGCCTACCAGACCAGCCAGCGGATGGGCGAAGCCCTCGGCGACCTGCGCAGATCAGCCATCGGGCGCCTCGGCGCCTTCCGCAACTGA
- a CDS encoding flagellar basal body-associated FliL family protein — translation MSKDAAVEEAEEPAEGAEAPALPKKNRKKLVIIALAALLVLGGGGGGAWYFLSSPAEEDKIAAEAAETPEEFVDVPAMQVSLRGSDGSSRMLKLHVMLVPGEKTPEEIEPRLPLLVDRYQSFLRELRPEDMAGSAATFRIKEELLIRANQALGARAVRDVLIQDLMQA, via the coding sequence GTGAGCAAGGACGCCGCAGTCGAGGAAGCCGAAGAGCCCGCCGAGGGCGCCGAGGCGCCTGCCCTTCCCAAGAAGAACCGCAAGAAGCTGGTGATCATCGCCCTCGCCGCACTGCTGGTGCTGGGCGGCGGGGGTGGCGGAGCGTGGTATTTTCTCTCCAGCCCGGCCGAGGAAGACAAGATCGCCGCGGAGGCGGCCGAGACCCCCGAGGAGTTCGTCGATGTCCCCGCCATGCAGGTCTCCCTGCGCGGGTCGGACGGCAGCAGCCGGATGCTCAAGCTCCACGTCATGCTGGTCCCGGGCGAGAAGACGCCGGAAGAGATCGAGCCGCGGCTGCCGCTGCTGGTCGACCGCTACCAGTCCTTCCTGCGCGAGCTTCGGCCCGAGGACATGGCGGGCTCCGCCGCGACCTTCCGGATCAAGGAGGAACTGCTGATCCGCGCCAACCAGGCGCTCGGGGCCCGCGCCGTGCGCGACGTCCTCATCCAGGACCTGATGCAGGCATGA
- a CDS encoding alpha/beta hydrolase family protein gives MTFQLSDRPGGHAVAVRHRPATGTAPTILFLPGYASDMMGSKAIALDAVARREGLGMLRFDYRGTGESQGRFADFTLGDWLEDASAVAAQAEGPLLLVGSSMGGWLMLHLAERLGDRVAALVGIAAAPDFTDWGYSGQDKATLAAEGELRRDNPYGGEAELTTLALWQSGERMRLLDRPIGFGGPVRLLHGDCDAEVPVEVALRLKDALASTDVQLTIVKGGTHRLSAPRELALLERTVLDLAASIRRPISPA, from the coding sequence ATGACCTTTCAGCTTTCCGACCGCCCCGGCGGGCATGCCGTCGCCGTCCGCCACCGCCCCGCGACGGGCACCGCGCCGACGATCCTGTTCCTGCCCGGCTATGCCTCCGACATGATGGGGTCGAAGGCGATAGCGCTCGACGCCGTTGCGCGGCGAGAGGGGCTTGGGATGCTCCGCTTCGACTATCGCGGAACGGGTGAATCGCAGGGCCGGTTTGCCGACTTCACGCTGGGGGACTGGCTTGAGGATGCGTCTGCGGTCGCGGCGCAGGCAGAGGGGCCGTTGCTGCTCGTCGGATCGTCGATGGGCGGCTGGCTGATGCTGCACCTTGCCGAGCGGCTGGGCGACAGGGTCGCGGCGCTAGTCGGGATCGCCGCCGCGCCCGACTTCACCGACTGGGGGTATAGCGGACAGGACAAGGCGACGCTTGCCGCCGAAGGCGAACTACGCCGCGACAATCCCTATGGCGGCGAGGCGGAACTGACGACACTGGCGCTGTGGCAGTCGGGCGAGCGGATGCGGCTGCTCGACCGGCCGATCGGCTTCGGCGGGCCGGTCCGTTTGCTGCACGGCGATTGCGATGCCGAGGTGCCGGTCGAGGTCGCCCTTCGCCTCAAGGACGCGCTCGCCTCGACCGACGTGCAGCTGACGATCGTCAAGGGCGGCACCCATCGCCTGTCCGCCCCGCGCGAACTGGCCCTGCTCGAACGCACCGTGCTGGACTTGGCAGCGAGCATCCGAAGGCCCATTTCCCCCGCATGA
- the gloB gene encoding hydroxyacylglutathione hydrolase, with the protein MMRAVAVPALSDNYIWLLHDEDSGHTAVVDPGDGEAALKGAAAQGWTIDQVLITHWHPDHTAGIPAVVAATGAKVWGPEAERAKLAGLDHGLVDGDRVQVGSAEAEVWHVPGHTLGHIAFILPGHALVGDTLFAGGCGRLFEGTPEQMHGSLQRLRTLPDETIVYPAHEYTLSNYRFLAAEAPDDPAIERRLAEVTAMRDAGQPTVPTSLAEEKRSNLFLRAPDAAEFARLRAAKDSFR; encoded by the coding sequence GTGATGCGCGCGGTCGCGGTCCCCGCGCTCAGCGACAATTACATCTGGCTGCTCCATGACGAGGACAGCGGCCACACCGCGGTGGTCGATCCGGGCGATGGCGAGGCGGCGCTGAAAGGCGCGGCGGCGCAGGGCTGGACGATCGACCAGGTTCTGATCACCCATTGGCACCCCGACCATACCGCCGGCATTCCGGCAGTGGTCGCGGCGACCGGAGCGAAAGTATGGGGCCCCGAGGCCGAGCGCGCCAAGTTGGCCGGGCTCGACCATGGGCTGGTGGACGGCGACCGGGTGCAGGTCGGCAGTGCCGAGGCCGAGGTGTGGCACGTGCCCGGCCATACGCTTGGCCACATCGCCTTCATCCTGCCCGGCCATGCCCTGGTCGGCGACACGCTGTTCGCGGGTGGCTGCGGCCGTTTGTTCGAAGGCACGCCCGAGCAGATGCACGGGTCGCTGCAGCGGTTGAGAACGCTGCCGGACGAGACGATCGTCTATCCGGCGCACGAATATACCCTGTCCAACTACCGCTTCCTGGCCGCCGAAGCGCCAGATGATCCCGCGATCGAGCGCCGGCTGGCCGAGGTCACCGCAATGCGCGACGCGGGCCAGCCGACCGTCCCGACCAGCCTCGCCGAAGAGAAACGCAGCAACCTGTTCCTGCGCGCTCCCGACGCTGCCGAATTCGCCAGGCTTCGGGCGGCCAAGGACAGCTTCCGTTAA